One Maribacter dokdonensis DSW-8 genomic region harbors:
- a CDS encoding DUF6515 family protein: MKTNTKTYAILGLLLIAFALPSNAQTRKRTTTKTTTTRTVTKTPGRVSSKKVVYRTPTKKVVSVRSIPNKTVVRHNGQNYYYANNKYYTASRGRYIAIAPKVGFRINTLPANSVRVRFNNRLYFNVGGTFYIEANSGYEVVEPEIGTVVYELPDGYEKVTIDGLTYYEYANILYEKIQLDGSRAYEVVGIIDME; this comes from the coding sequence ATGAAAACAAATACTAAAACATATGCAATACTTGGTTTGTTATTAATTGCTTTTGCTTTACCTAGCAATGCCCAAACACGTAAAAGAACAACAACAAAAACTACCACTACCAGGACTGTAACTAAAACACCTGGAAGGGTTTCCAGTAAGAAAGTAGTATACAGAACACCAACGAAAAAGGTGGTTTCGGTGAGATCGATTCCTAATAAAACCGTGGTTAGACACAATGGTCAAAATTATTACTATGCCAATAATAAATATTATACGGCTTCTAGAGGTAGATATATTGCTATTGCACCAAAAGTAGGATTTAGAATCAACACTTTACCTGCTAATTCAGTAAGAGTAAGATTTAATAATCGACTTTATTTTAATGTAGGGGGCACTTTTTATATTGAAGCAAATTCTGGATATGAGGTAGTTGAACCAGAAATTGGCACCGTAGTTTATGAATTACCAGACGGGTATGAAAAAGTTACTATTGACGGTTTAACATACTATGAATATGCTAACATACTTTATGAAAAAATACAACTGGACGGTTCTAGAGCCTATGAAGTGGTAGGTATTATTGATATGGAATAA